From one Rosa rugosa chromosome 4, drRosRugo1.1, whole genome shotgun sequence genomic stretch:
- the LOC133744968 gene encoding uncharacterized protein LOC133744968, whose protein sequence is MTKYNGKGSSVLKDDVKKKFFELAYSFTEKEYRFHLRELREVGGVDIIDSFLADLHVQNWCRAFFPGCRYGIMANSVAESFNAWFAVEREMPVYTMLDQTRIRVMQMMGERRDEAQLWTSRLTPVMEGRLKEGMEKACRFNVHYSHTNVYEVRSKYSYVVDLGTVSCSCKKWAINCFPCCHGLAAIQAASLDVYAFIDKHFHVDYCQKCYDFPIYPISNVDMASSEYSSSGFILPPNVKRPPGRPRLKRFKSRGECEKKLIRCSRCGKMGQHNKKTCTEPI, encoded by the coding sequence ATGACTAAATACAACGGTAAAGGGTCTTCTGTTTTGAAAGATGATGTTAAAAAGAAGTTTTTTGAGTTGGCATATTCATTCACTGAAAAGGAATATCGTTTTCATTTAAGAGAGTTGAGAGAAGTTGGTGGTGTTGATATTATAGATTCATTTCTTGCTGATTTGCATGTTCAAAATTGGTGCCGCGCATTTTTCCCTGGATGCCGTTATGGAATTATGGCTAATAGTGTAGCTGAATCTTTTAATGCTTGGTTTGCTGTTGAGCGTGAGATGCCAGTATACACTATGCTTGATCAGACTCGGATTAGGGTGATGCAGATGATGGGTGAGAGGAGAGACGAGGCTCAACTTTGGACCTCGCGACTTACTCCTGTTATGGAGGGTCGTTTGAAAGAAGGTATGGAGAAAGCTTGCCGTTTCAATGTTCATTACTCCCATACAAATGTTTATGAAGTGAGATCAAAGTATTCTTATGTTGTGGACCTTGGAACTGTTTCTTGCTCGTGTAAAAAATGGGCGATTAACTGCTTTCCTTGCTGCCATGGTCTTGCTGCAATTCAAGCTGCCTCATTGGATGTTTATGCTTTTATAGATAAGCATTTTCATGTTGATTATTGCCAGAAGTGCTATGATTTTCCAATTTATCCAATTTCCAACGTTGATATGGCTTCTTCGGAATATTCTAGCAGTGGCTTCATACTTCCTCCAAATGTAAAGAGGCCTCCTGGGAGGCCTAGGCTCAAGAGGTTCAAGTCTAGAGGAGAGTGTGAAAAGAAGCTCATTCGTTGCAGTCGATGTGGCAAAATGGGACAGCACAACAAGAAGACCTGCACTGAACCTATTTGA
- the LOC133744967 gene encoding uncharacterized protein LOC133744967 produces MDGSLAVKCTHTGQSFMFCINQYMSYAHLLEYICERFSFSATDGIELHYSLPGCSIFFLRNDDDFQMLFSGAKIYKLDCVDITVLKNNGSCSKNASVSFEDSCSGIVDEDDYLTEAFRTEVQKCYLSNEWASYIQCVGQKFRGGSPEFREKLRKYAVEVGFSFVFIRNDWDRIHAVCSNWGTEGCDWNVRGYVSPANGCFIIGDLNNVHSCKGVLRKQKHELLGSKIVKTCIEEDISYNLSLKSREIISKFKSAYGFDISYKVAWKAKQKAREMIYGSEADSFNKLTWYRDAVFETNPGSSFVLEVDPSSNRFQRLFLAYAGCVKGFEFCLPVLFVDETFGKSVYKGQILCATGKNGNHGFFPLAMCVCDSETDAIGPFSSNT; encoded by the exons ATGGATGGTTCTTTGGCTGTTAAGTGCACTCATACTGGACAAAGTTTCATGTTTTGTATTAATCAATATATGAGCTATGCTCATTTGTTAGAATACATTTGTGAACGGTTCAGTTTTTCTGCAACTGATGGTATTGAGCTTCATTATTCCCTTCCTGGATGTTCTATATTTTTTCTTCGCAATGATGACGATTTCCAGATGCTGTTTAGCGGTGCCAAGATTTACAAGTTGGATTGTGTTGATATTACAGTGTTGAAGAACAATGGAAGTTGCAGCAAAAATGCTTCTGTTTCATTTGAAGATAGCTGCTCCGGTATtgtggatgaagatgattacCTCACTGAGGCATTTAGGACTGAAGTTCAAAAGTGTTACTTGTCGAATGAGTGGGCTAGTTACATTCAATGTGTAGGGCAGAAATTTCGTGGCGGTTCCCCCGAGTTCCGAGAGAAGCTTAGAAAATATGCTGTTGAAGTTGGGTTCAGCTTTGTGTTTATTAGAAACGATTGGGATAGAATTCATGCGGTTTGTTCCAATTGGGGAACCGAAGGATGTGATTGGAATGTCCGTGGTTATGTATCCCCTGCAAATGGATGCTTTATAATTGGTGATTTGAACAATGTGCACTCTTGCAAAGGTGTTCTTCGGAAGCAAAAACATGAGCTTTTGGGATCAAAAATTGTCAAGACATGTATTGAAGAGGACATTAGCTATAACTTATCATTGAAGTCAAGGGAAATTATCAGCAAGTTCAAGTCAGCTTATGGGTTTGATATATCGTACAAGGTTGCTTGGAAAGCAAAGCAGAAGGCTAGGGAAATGATTTATGGTTCTGAGGCTGATTCGTTTAACAAGTTAACATGGTATAGGGATGCTGTATTTGAGACTAACCCGGGATCTTCGTTTGTTTTGGAAGTTGATCCATCGAGCAATCGGTTTCAGAGGCTTTTCCTAGCTTATGCAGGCTGTGTTAAAGGCTTTGAATTCTGTCTTCCCGTCTTGTTTGTCGATGAGACTTTTGGGAAGAGTGTCTACAAGGGGCAGATACTTTGTGCAACTGGAAAGAATGGAAATCATG GTTTCTTTCCTCTTGCAATGTGTGTCTGCGATTCTGAGACTGATGCTATTGGTCCTTTTTCTTCCAACACTTGA